A genomic region of Parambassis ranga chromosome 7, fParRan2.1, whole genome shotgun sequence contains the following coding sequences:
- the LOC114438631 gene encoding glucose-induced degradation protein 8-B homolog, translating to MSYAEKPDDITRDEWMDKLNNVHIQRADMNRLIMNYLVTEGFKEAAEKFRMESGIEPSVDLDSLDERIKIREMILKGQIQDAIALINSLHPELLDTNRYLYFHLQQQHLIELIRLRENEAALEFAQSQLAEQGEESRECLTEMERTLALLAFDNPEESPFGDLLNMMQRQKVWSEVNQCVLDYENRESTPKLAKLLKLLLWAQNELDQKKVKYPKMTDLSKGTIEDPK from the exons ATGAGTTATGCAGAGAAGCCAGACGACATAACAAGGGATGAGTGGATGGATAAActcaacaatgtccacattcaAAGAGCTGACATGAACAGGCTCATTATGAACTACCTAGTCACAG AGGGTTTCAAGGAAGCAGCGGAGAAGTTCAGGATGGAGTCTGGAATAGAGCCTAGCGTAGACTTGGATTCTCTAGACGAAAGAATTAAGATCAGAGAAATGATCCTAAAGGGACAGATTCAGGATGCAATTGCATTAATCAACAGTCTGCACCCAGAACTGCTGGACACAAACCGTTACCTCTACTTTCACCTTCAG cagcagcatctaatTGAGTTGATTCGTTTAAGAGAGAACGAAGCAGCCCTTGAGTTTGCCCAGTCTCAGCTGGCAGAACAGGGAGAGGAAAGCCGAGAGTGTCTGACTGAGATGGAGAGGACACTGGCCCTGCTGGCATTTGACAACCCAGAGGAGTCACCTTTTGGAGATCTGCTCAATATGATGCAGAGACAAAAG GTATGGAGTGAAGTGAATCAGTGTGTGCTAGATTATGAAAACAGAGAGTCTACACCCAAGCTGGCCAAACTCCTGAAGTTGCTGCTGTGGGCTCAAAATGAACTTGACCAAAAGAAAGTGAAGTATCCCAAAATGACTGACCTCAGCAAGGGAACCATTGAAGACCCAAAATAA